Proteins from a single region of Primulina tabacum isolate GXHZ01 chromosome 5, ASM2559414v2, whole genome shotgun sequence:
- the LOC142545980 gene encoding ubiquitin C-terminal hydrolase 12-like isoform X2 → MTMMTPQPLDREDEEMLVPHSDVVEGPQPLVEGPQPMEVATADNAGTLENQASDEPQASRFTWAIENFSRMNTKKLYSDIFVVGGYKWRVLIFPKGNNVDYLSMYLDVADSANLPYGWNRYAQFSLAIVNHVHNKYTVKKDTQHQFNQRESDWGFTSFMPLSELYDPNKGYLVNDTCIVEADVAVRKVVDYWAYDSKKETGYVGLKNQGATCYMNSLLQTLYHIPYFRKAVYHMPTTENDNPTGSIPLALQSLFYKLQYNDTSVATKELTKSFGWDTYDSFMQHDVQELNRVLCEKLEDKMKGTVVEGTIQQLFEGHHMNYIECINVDFKSTRKESFYDLQLDVKGCKDVYASFDKYVEVERLEGDNKYHAEDHGLQDAKKGVLFIDFPPVLQLQLKRFEYDFMRDTMVKINDRYEFPLELDLDRDNGKYLSPEADKSVRNIYMLHSVLVHSGGVHGGHYYAFIRPTLSDQWYKFDDERVTKEDVKRALEEQYGGEEELPQTNPGYNNTPFKFTKYSNAYMLVYIRVSDKDKIICNVDEKDIAEHLRIRLKKEQEEKEDKRRYKAQAHLYTIIKVARDEDLREQIGKDIYFDLVDHDKVRNFRIRKQMSFNLFKEEVAKELGVPVQFQRFWIWAKRQNHTYRPNRPLTLQEEAQTVGALREVSNKAHNAELKLFLEVEYGPDLHPIPPPEKIKEDILLFFKLYDPEKEELRYVGRLFVKSSGKPIEILTKLNELAGFAPDEEIEIFEEIKYEPSVMCERLDKRASFRFSQIEDGDIICFQKRPHPESEEFSRFPDVPLFLEYVKNRQVVHFRALERPKEDEFFLELSKNHTYDDVVERVAQRLGLDDPSKIRLTPHNCYSQQPKPNPIKYRAVDHLLDMLVHYNQISDILYYEVLDIPLPELQCLKTLKVAFHHAIKDEALILNIRLPKQSTVGDVLNEIKTKVDLSHPTAELRLLEVFYHKIYKIFPINEKIENINDQYWTLRAEEIPEEEKNIGPNDRLIHVYHFTKESAQNQVQVQNFGDPFFLVIHEGERLEDVKLRIQRRLQVPDEEFSKWKFAFLSLGRPEYLEDSDVVSSRFQRREVYGAWEHYLGIEHSDTTPKRAYAANQNRHTFEKPVKIYN, encoded by the exons ATGACGATGATGACTCCTCAGCCGTTGGAT CGGGAAGATGAAGAGATGCTGGTGCCACACTCGGATGTAGTAGAGGGTCCTCAGCCTTTAGTTGAAGGACCTCAGCCAATGGAAG TGGCAACAGCAGACAATGCTGGAACTTTGGAAAACCAGGCGAGTGATGAGCCTCAGGCATCACGCTTCACGTGGGCAATAGAGAACTTTTCCCGAATGAATACGAAGAAGCTTTATTCTGACATCTTTGTTGTTGGGGGTTATAAATG GCGTGTACTTATTTTCCCAAAGGGAAATAATGTGGATTATCTGTCGATGTATTTAGATGTTGCTGATTCAGCAAACTTGCCATATGGGTGGAATAGATACGCACAGTTTAGCCTGGCTATAGTTAATCATGTGCATAACAAGTATACAGTTAAAAAAG ATACACAGCACCAGTTCAATCAAAGGGAGAGTGATTGGGGTTTCACATCGTTCATGCCTCTTAGTGAGCTTTATGACCCCAACAAGGGGTACCTCGTGAACGACACTTGTATTGTTGAAGCTGATGTTGCTGTACGTAAGGTTGTTGATTATTGGGCGTATGACTCAAAGAAGGAGACTGGCTATGTTGGACTTAAGAACCAGGGAGCAACTTGTTACATGAACTCTCTTCTCCAAACTTTGTATCATATTCCTTACTTCCGAAAG GCTGTATATCATATGCCAACAACTGAGAACGATAACCCAACGGGGAGCATACCTTTAGCTTTACAAAGTTTATTTTATAAGCTCCAATATAATGACACCAGCGTAGCTACAAAAGAATTGACGAAATCATTTGGATGGGACACATATGATTCCTTTATGCAGCATGATGTGCAAGAACTTAATAGAGTTTTATGTGAAAAGCTTGAAGACAAGATGAAG GGAACGGTTGTTGAAGGGACTATACAACAGCTGTTTGAGGGGCACCATATGAATTACATTGAATGCATCAATGTAGATTTTAAATCAACGCGAAAAGAATCATTTTACG ATCTTCAGCTTGATGTGAAAGGCTGTAAGGATGTTTACGCTTCCTTTGACAAGTATGTGGAAGTTGAACGCCTTGAAGGAGACAACAAATACCATGCTGAAGACCATGGTTTGCAG GATGCCAAGAAGGGTGTCTTGTTCATTGACTTCCCTCCAGTTCTCCAGCTGCAGTTAAAGCGGTTTGAGTATGATTTTATGAGAGATACAATGGTTAAG ATAAATGACCGATATGAATTTCCTTTGGAACTTGATCTTGATAGAGACAATGGCAAGTATTTGTCACCAGAAGCAGATAAGAGTGTACGAAACATTTACATGCTTCACAG TGTTTTGGTTCATAGTGGTGGTGTGCATGGTGGACATTATTATGCTTTCATCAGGCCGACGCTTTCTGATCAGTG GTATAAATTTGATGATGAGAGGGTCACTAAAGAAGACGTGAAAAGGGCATTAGAGGAGCAGTATGGTGGCGAGGAAGAG TTGCCACAGACAAATCCTGGCTACAATAACACTCCATTTAAATTTACTAAGTACTCAAATGCATACATGCTTGTCTATATACGTGTGAGTGACAAGGATAAGATAATTTGCAATGTGGATGAAAAAGACATTGCAGAACATCTTCGG ATAAGACTGAAAAAGgaacaagaagaaaaagaagacaaGCGAAGATATAAAGCTCAGGCTCACCTTTATACTATTATCAAG GTTGCGCGGGATGAGGACTTGAGGGAACAGATTGGAAAGgatatatattttgatcttgTTGATCACGATAAAGTCCGTAACTTTCGAATTCGGAAACAGATGTCTTTTAACCTTTTCAAG GAGGAAGTTGCCAAAGAACTCGGTGTACCGGTTCAATTTCAACGTTTTTGGATCTGGGCAAAGAGGCAGAACCATACTTATCGTCCAAACAGGCCCTTGACTCTGCAAGAGGAAGCACAAACt GTTGGAGCGTTGAGGGAAGTTTCTAACAAAGCCCACAATGCAGAATTGAAGTTGTTTTTGGAAGTAGAATATGGACCA GATTTACATCCTATTCCTCCACCAGAAAAAATAAAGGAAGATATTCTGCTGTTTTTTAAACTTTATGATCCTGAGAAAGAAGAGCTTcg ATATGTTGGGAGGCTTTTTGTGAAAAGCTCTGGCAAGCCTATCGAGATCCTAACAAAGCTAAATGAACTGGCTGGATTTGCTCCTGATGAAGAGATTGAAATCTTTGAG GAAATTAAATACGAGCCATCTGTTATGTGTGAACGCCTTGATAAAAGAGCTTCATTTCGTTTTAGTCAG ATTGAAGATGGGGATATTATTTGCTTCCAGAAAAGGCCTCATCCTGAAAGTGAAGAATTTTCTAGATTTCCTGATGTCCCCTTATTTTTGGAATATGTGAAGAATCGCCAG GTCGTGCATTTTCGAGCACTGGAAAGGCCCAAGGAAGATGAATTTTTCCTTGAGTT GTCAAAGAATCACACTTATGATGACGTTGTGGAAAGGGTTGCCCAGCGCCTTGGCTTGGATGATCCATCAAAAATTCGGCTTACGCCTCACAATTGCTATTCCCAGCAACCGAAACCCAATCCTATCAAATATAGAGCAGTTGACCATTTATTAGACATGCTAGTCCACTACAATCAG ATATCAGATATATTGTACTATGAAGTGCTGGACATTCCTCTTCCAGAACTGCAATGTCTGAAAACGCTGAAAGTTGCCTTTCATCATGCCATAAAGGATGAG GCCCTAATTCTCAATATTCGGTTGCCAAAACAAAGCACTGTAGGAGATGTTCTTAATGAGATTAAAACAAAG GTAGATTTGTCTCATCCAACTGCTGAACTTAGGTTGCTTGAAGTTTTCTATCACAAGATTTACAAG ATCTTTCCGATTAACGAGAAGATTGAGAACATAAATGATCAGTACTGGACGTTACGTGCTGAGGAG ATTCCAGAAGAAGAAAAGAACATTGGGCCCAACGATCGTTTGATTCATGTTTACCATTTCACAAAGGAGAGCGCTCAGAATCAAGTG CAAGTTCAAAATTTCGGGGATCCTTTCTTTCTGGTCATCCACGAAGGTGAAAGACTAGAAGATGTTAAATTGCGCATTCAAAGAAGATTGCAAGTTCCTGATGAAGAATTTTCTAAG TGGAAGTTTGCGTTTCTATCGTTGGGACGTCCAGAGTATCTTGAGGATTCTGACGTTGTCTCTAGTCGTTTTCAG AGGAGAGAGGTTTATGGTGCTTGGGAGCACTACCTGGGTATAGAGCATTCGGACACAACTCCCAAAAGAGCTTATGCTGCGAACCAG AACCGCCACACGTTTGAGAAACCAGTGAAAATATACAATTAA
- the LOC142545980 gene encoding ubiquitin C-terminal hydrolase 12-like isoform X1 → MTMMTPQPLDQREDEEMLVPHSDVVEGPQPLVEGPQPMEVATADNAGTLENQASDEPQASRFTWAIENFSRMNTKKLYSDIFVVGGYKWRVLIFPKGNNVDYLSMYLDVADSANLPYGWNRYAQFSLAIVNHVHNKYTVKKDTQHQFNQRESDWGFTSFMPLSELYDPNKGYLVNDTCIVEADVAVRKVVDYWAYDSKKETGYVGLKNQGATCYMNSLLQTLYHIPYFRKAVYHMPTTENDNPTGSIPLALQSLFYKLQYNDTSVATKELTKSFGWDTYDSFMQHDVQELNRVLCEKLEDKMKGTVVEGTIQQLFEGHHMNYIECINVDFKSTRKESFYDLQLDVKGCKDVYASFDKYVEVERLEGDNKYHAEDHGLQDAKKGVLFIDFPPVLQLQLKRFEYDFMRDTMVKINDRYEFPLELDLDRDNGKYLSPEADKSVRNIYMLHSVLVHSGGVHGGHYYAFIRPTLSDQWYKFDDERVTKEDVKRALEEQYGGEEELPQTNPGYNNTPFKFTKYSNAYMLVYIRVSDKDKIICNVDEKDIAEHLRIRLKKEQEEKEDKRRYKAQAHLYTIIKVARDEDLREQIGKDIYFDLVDHDKVRNFRIRKQMSFNLFKEEVAKELGVPVQFQRFWIWAKRQNHTYRPNRPLTLQEEAQTVGALREVSNKAHNAELKLFLEVEYGPDLHPIPPPEKIKEDILLFFKLYDPEKEELRYVGRLFVKSSGKPIEILTKLNELAGFAPDEEIEIFEEIKYEPSVMCERLDKRASFRFSQIEDGDIICFQKRPHPESEEFSRFPDVPLFLEYVKNRQVVHFRALERPKEDEFFLELSKNHTYDDVVERVAQRLGLDDPSKIRLTPHNCYSQQPKPNPIKYRAVDHLLDMLVHYNQISDILYYEVLDIPLPELQCLKTLKVAFHHAIKDEALILNIRLPKQSTVGDVLNEIKTKVDLSHPTAELRLLEVFYHKIYKIFPINEKIENINDQYWTLRAEEIPEEEKNIGPNDRLIHVYHFTKESAQNQVQVQNFGDPFFLVIHEGERLEDVKLRIQRRLQVPDEEFSKWKFAFLSLGRPEYLEDSDVVSSRFQRREVYGAWEHYLGIEHSDTTPKRAYAANQNRHTFEKPVKIYN, encoded by the exons ATGACGATGATGACTCCTCAGCCGTTGGAT CAGCGGGAAGATGAAGAGATGCTGGTGCCACACTCGGATGTAGTAGAGGGTCCTCAGCCTTTAGTTGAAGGACCTCAGCCAATGGAAG TGGCAACAGCAGACAATGCTGGAACTTTGGAAAACCAGGCGAGTGATGAGCCTCAGGCATCACGCTTCACGTGGGCAATAGAGAACTTTTCCCGAATGAATACGAAGAAGCTTTATTCTGACATCTTTGTTGTTGGGGGTTATAAATG GCGTGTACTTATTTTCCCAAAGGGAAATAATGTGGATTATCTGTCGATGTATTTAGATGTTGCTGATTCAGCAAACTTGCCATATGGGTGGAATAGATACGCACAGTTTAGCCTGGCTATAGTTAATCATGTGCATAACAAGTATACAGTTAAAAAAG ATACACAGCACCAGTTCAATCAAAGGGAGAGTGATTGGGGTTTCACATCGTTCATGCCTCTTAGTGAGCTTTATGACCCCAACAAGGGGTACCTCGTGAACGACACTTGTATTGTTGAAGCTGATGTTGCTGTACGTAAGGTTGTTGATTATTGGGCGTATGACTCAAAGAAGGAGACTGGCTATGTTGGACTTAAGAACCAGGGAGCAACTTGTTACATGAACTCTCTTCTCCAAACTTTGTATCATATTCCTTACTTCCGAAAG GCTGTATATCATATGCCAACAACTGAGAACGATAACCCAACGGGGAGCATACCTTTAGCTTTACAAAGTTTATTTTATAAGCTCCAATATAATGACACCAGCGTAGCTACAAAAGAATTGACGAAATCATTTGGATGGGACACATATGATTCCTTTATGCAGCATGATGTGCAAGAACTTAATAGAGTTTTATGTGAAAAGCTTGAAGACAAGATGAAG GGAACGGTTGTTGAAGGGACTATACAACAGCTGTTTGAGGGGCACCATATGAATTACATTGAATGCATCAATGTAGATTTTAAATCAACGCGAAAAGAATCATTTTACG ATCTTCAGCTTGATGTGAAAGGCTGTAAGGATGTTTACGCTTCCTTTGACAAGTATGTGGAAGTTGAACGCCTTGAAGGAGACAACAAATACCATGCTGAAGACCATGGTTTGCAG GATGCCAAGAAGGGTGTCTTGTTCATTGACTTCCCTCCAGTTCTCCAGCTGCAGTTAAAGCGGTTTGAGTATGATTTTATGAGAGATACAATGGTTAAG ATAAATGACCGATATGAATTTCCTTTGGAACTTGATCTTGATAGAGACAATGGCAAGTATTTGTCACCAGAAGCAGATAAGAGTGTACGAAACATTTACATGCTTCACAG TGTTTTGGTTCATAGTGGTGGTGTGCATGGTGGACATTATTATGCTTTCATCAGGCCGACGCTTTCTGATCAGTG GTATAAATTTGATGATGAGAGGGTCACTAAAGAAGACGTGAAAAGGGCATTAGAGGAGCAGTATGGTGGCGAGGAAGAG TTGCCACAGACAAATCCTGGCTACAATAACACTCCATTTAAATTTACTAAGTACTCAAATGCATACATGCTTGTCTATATACGTGTGAGTGACAAGGATAAGATAATTTGCAATGTGGATGAAAAAGACATTGCAGAACATCTTCGG ATAAGACTGAAAAAGgaacaagaagaaaaagaagacaaGCGAAGATATAAAGCTCAGGCTCACCTTTATACTATTATCAAG GTTGCGCGGGATGAGGACTTGAGGGAACAGATTGGAAAGgatatatattttgatcttgTTGATCACGATAAAGTCCGTAACTTTCGAATTCGGAAACAGATGTCTTTTAACCTTTTCAAG GAGGAAGTTGCCAAAGAACTCGGTGTACCGGTTCAATTTCAACGTTTTTGGATCTGGGCAAAGAGGCAGAACCATACTTATCGTCCAAACAGGCCCTTGACTCTGCAAGAGGAAGCACAAACt GTTGGAGCGTTGAGGGAAGTTTCTAACAAAGCCCACAATGCAGAATTGAAGTTGTTTTTGGAAGTAGAATATGGACCA GATTTACATCCTATTCCTCCACCAGAAAAAATAAAGGAAGATATTCTGCTGTTTTTTAAACTTTATGATCCTGAGAAAGAAGAGCTTcg ATATGTTGGGAGGCTTTTTGTGAAAAGCTCTGGCAAGCCTATCGAGATCCTAACAAAGCTAAATGAACTGGCTGGATTTGCTCCTGATGAAGAGATTGAAATCTTTGAG GAAATTAAATACGAGCCATCTGTTATGTGTGAACGCCTTGATAAAAGAGCTTCATTTCGTTTTAGTCAG ATTGAAGATGGGGATATTATTTGCTTCCAGAAAAGGCCTCATCCTGAAAGTGAAGAATTTTCTAGATTTCCTGATGTCCCCTTATTTTTGGAATATGTGAAGAATCGCCAG GTCGTGCATTTTCGAGCACTGGAAAGGCCCAAGGAAGATGAATTTTTCCTTGAGTT GTCAAAGAATCACACTTATGATGACGTTGTGGAAAGGGTTGCCCAGCGCCTTGGCTTGGATGATCCATCAAAAATTCGGCTTACGCCTCACAATTGCTATTCCCAGCAACCGAAACCCAATCCTATCAAATATAGAGCAGTTGACCATTTATTAGACATGCTAGTCCACTACAATCAG ATATCAGATATATTGTACTATGAAGTGCTGGACATTCCTCTTCCAGAACTGCAATGTCTGAAAACGCTGAAAGTTGCCTTTCATCATGCCATAAAGGATGAG GCCCTAATTCTCAATATTCGGTTGCCAAAACAAAGCACTGTAGGAGATGTTCTTAATGAGATTAAAACAAAG GTAGATTTGTCTCATCCAACTGCTGAACTTAGGTTGCTTGAAGTTTTCTATCACAAGATTTACAAG ATCTTTCCGATTAACGAGAAGATTGAGAACATAAATGATCAGTACTGGACGTTACGTGCTGAGGAG ATTCCAGAAGAAGAAAAGAACATTGGGCCCAACGATCGTTTGATTCATGTTTACCATTTCACAAAGGAGAGCGCTCAGAATCAAGTG CAAGTTCAAAATTTCGGGGATCCTTTCTTTCTGGTCATCCACGAAGGTGAAAGACTAGAAGATGTTAAATTGCGCATTCAAAGAAGATTGCAAGTTCCTGATGAAGAATTTTCTAAG TGGAAGTTTGCGTTTCTATCGTTGGGACGTCCAGAGTATCTTGAGGATTCTGACGTTGTCTCTAGTCGTTTTCAG AGGAGAGAGGTTTATGGTGCTTGGGAGCACTACCTGGGTATAGAGCATTCGGACACAACTCCCAAAAGAGCTTATGCTGCGAACCAG AACCGCCACACGTTTGAGAAACCAGTGAAAATATACAATTAA
- the LOC142544669 gene encoding uncharacterized protein LOC142544669 isoform X2, with amino-acid sequence MSRYRAVECGGARVGLYTEGGGDRYREGAVMNVLDPLSPEWTRAEDDEKLDLNDPRVTMKFQGIPSVPVSEAAAGTILVSSRSIAADIEEFAHAAADTEEEAESERKMNCGHCDRIFHCRNLEGIRAWVNFLLGGDAY; translated from the exons ATGTCGAGGTATCGGGCTGTGGAGTGCGGTGGCGCACGGGTTGGCCTGTACACCGAGGGTGGTGGTGATAGATATAGAGAGGGGGCTGTTATGAATGTGTTGGACCCACTTAGCCCCGAGTGGACCAGAGCTGAAGACGATGAGAAACTGGACTTAAATGATCCGAGGGTGACGATGAAATTTCAGGGCATCCCTTCAGTGCCGGTGTCGGAAGCTGCGGCCGGGACTATACTCGTATCATCACGATCCATAGCTGCTGACATTGAAGAATTTGCTCATGCTGCTGCTGACACTGAGGAGGAAGCCGAG TCGGAAAGGAAAATGAACTGTGGGCATTGTGATAGGATTTTTCACTGCAGAAACTTAGAGGGGATCAGAGCCTGGGTGAATTTTCTACTCGGTGGAGACGCATATTGA
- the LOC142544669 gene encoding uncharacterized protein LOC142544669 isoform X1 has translation MSRYRAVECGGARVGLYTEGGGDRYREGAVMNVLDPLSPEWTRAEDDEKLDLNDPRVTMKFQGIPSVPVSEAAAGTILVSSRSIAADIEEFAHAAADTEEEAEKLRGDQSLGEFSTRWRRILNDRLMLAERGFHSAELVCNHWTAMVQASCKNTLQIPNWFAITMLRFLAFLKENGQPNINIFIKYNHTKMIS, from the exons ATGTCGAGGTATCGGGCTGTGGAGTGCGGTGGCGCACGGGTTGGCCTGTACACCGAGGGTGGTGGTGATAGATATAGAGAGGGGGCTGTTATGAATGTGTTGGACCCACTTAGCCCCGAGTGGACCAGAGCTGAAGACGATGAGAAACTGGACTTAAATGATCCGAGGGTGACGATGAAATTTCAGGGCATCCCTTCAGTGCCGGTGTCGGAAGCTGCGGCCGGGACTATACTCGTATCATCACGATCCATAGCTGCTGACATTGAAGAATTTGCTCATGCTGCTGCTGACACTGAGGAGGAAGCCGAG AAACTTAGAGGGGATCAGAGCCTGGGTGAATTTTCTACTCGGTGGAGACGCATATTGAATGATCGGCTCATGCTTGCTGAAAGAGGCTTTCACAGTGCTGAACTGGTTTGCAATCACTGGACGGCGATGGTTCAAGCATCTTGTAAGAACACACTTCAAATACCGAACTGGTTTGCAATCACAATGCTGCGTTTTTTAGCGTTTCTCAAGGAAAATGGACAGCcaaatatcaatatttttataaagtatAATCATACGAAAATGATTTCTTAA
- the LOC142545982 gene encoding uncharacterized protein LOC142545982, which produces MWRFKCLMVHVNCGQVLKLVAFDNLQNRGKMKKSSVFLILLLVFYCLGVIVDAEYKLYTDPTRPLNRRIKDLLRRMTLEEKIGQMVQIERTVASAKVMKKYFIGSVLSGGGSAPAPRASPERWVDMVNEIQKGSLSTHLRIPMIYGIDAVHGHNTAYKATIFPHNVGLGATRDRELVKKIGAATALEMRATGIPYTFAPCIAVCRDPRWGRCYESYSEDPKIVQEMTEIIPGLQGDIPTNSRKGVPYVAEKAKVAACAKHYVGDGGTTKGINGNNTEISNHGMLSIHMPPYYDSVIKGVATIMVSYSSLNGVKMHANRDLITGFLKNTLNFRGFVISDYMGIDQITSPPHANYTYSILEGVSAGIDMVMVPFNYTEFIDGVTYLVKNNFIPIPRIDDAVKRILRVKFTMGLFENPLADYSMAKYLGCREHRELAREAVRKSLVLLKNGESAGKPLIPLPEKASKIIVAGTHANNLGYQCGGWTIKWQGKSGNLTTGTTILSAIKKTIDPDTEIIFKEKPHTGYMKRHKFSYAIVVVGELPYSEVVGDSFNLTLPEPGPRIIKNVCAAVKCVVILITGRPVVIQPYLDQIDALVAAWIPGSEGQGVADVLYGEFGFTGKLPRTWFKTVDQLPINVGDEHYDPLFPFGFGLVTEPINVK; this is translated from the exons ATGTGGAGATTTAAATGTTTAATGGTTCATGTGAATTGTGGGCAGGTGTTGAAATTGGTTGCATTTGATAATTT GCAGAATCGAGGCAAGATGAAGAAGAGCTCTGTGTTCTTGATTCTGCTTCTGGTCTTTTATTGCTTGGGGGTCATAGTAGATGCAGAATACAAATTATACACCGACCCGACAAGGCCTCTGAATCGAAGAATCAAGGATTTGTTGAGAAGAATGACCCTAGAGGAGAAGATTGGCCAAATGGTGCAAATCGAACGTACGGTGGCGTCGGCTAAGGTcatgaagaagtacttcatAG GGAGTGTGTTAAGTGGTGGAGGTAGCGCCCCAGCTCCACGCGCATCTCCTGAAAGATGGGTGGATATGGTCAACGAGATTCAGAAAGGATCGTTGTCAACACACCTTAGAATACCGAtgatttatgggattgatgcaGTTCATGGCCACAACACTGCCTATAAAGCCACAATTTTCCCACATAATGTTGGCCTTGGAGCCACCAG AGATCGTGAACTGGTCAAGAAAATTGGTGCTGCAACTGCCCTTGAAATGAGAGCAACAGGAATTCCTTACACTTTTGCTCCTTGCATTGCG GTATGCAGAGATCCAAGATGGGGCAGGTGTTATGAGAGCTATAGTGAGGATCCTAAGATTGTTCAAGAAATGACTGAGATTATACCGGGACTTCAAGGAGATATACCGACTAATTCTAGGAAGGGTGTTCCATATGTTGCTGAAAA AGCAAAGGTCGCAGCATGTGCAAAACACTATGTTGGTGATGGTGGAACAACTAAAGGCATAAATGGTAACAATACGGAGATTAGCAATCATGGAATGCTTAGCATTCATATGCCACCGTATTATGATTCAGTTATTAAAGGAGTGGCAACTATTATGGTTTCCTACTCGAGTTTGAATGGGGTAAAGATGCACGCTAACCGCGATCTTATCACTGGATTTCTTAAGAATACCCTAAACTTCAGA GGATTTGTGATATCTGATTATATGGGTATTGACCAAATTACTTCTCCACCTCATGCAAATTATACATATTCAATTCTTGAAGGAGTCAGTGCTGGCATTGACATG GTTATGGTTCCATTTAATTATACAGAATTCATTGATGGAGTAACATATTTGGTTAAAAATAACTTTATTCCCATCCCTCGAATAGATGATGCTGTGAAACGGATTTTAAGGGTAAAGTTTACGATGGGTTTGTTCGAAAACCCACTGGCCGATTATAGCATGGCCAAGTACTTGGGATGCCGG GAGCATAGAGAACTAGCAAGAGAAGCCGTGAGGAAATCTCTTGTGCTGCTAAAGAATGGTGAATCTGCAGGCAAACCTTTAATACCACTTCCTGAAAAGGCGTCGAAGATAATTGTTGCAGGAACTCATGCCAACAATCTTGGATACCAGTGTGGTGGTTGGACTATCAAATGGCAAGGAAAAAGTGGCAACCTAACAACTG GTACCACAATTCTCTCAGCAATAAAGAAAACTATTGATCCTGATACCGAGATAATCTTCAAAGAAAAACCTCATACCGGTTACATGAAAAGGCATAAGTTCTCATACGCCATTGTTGTAGTCGGAGAACTACCATATTCAGAGGTAGTTGGAGATAGCTTCAACTTGACACTTCCTGAGCCGGGGCCAAGAATAATTAAAAACGTTTGTGCTGCTGTGAAATGTGTTGTTATTCTGATAACTGGTCGTCCGGTGGTGATTCAACCATATCTTGATCAAATTGACGCACTTGTAGCTGCATGGATTCCGGGCTCTGAAGGACAAGGTGTTGCTGATGTTTTATATGGTGAATTTGGTTTTACAGGAAAACTACCTCGTACGTGGTTCAAAACCGTCGACCAGCTTCCGATAAACGTTGGCGATGAACACTATGATCCATTGTTTCCTTTTGGATTCGGGCTTGTCACAGAACCTATAAACGTGAAGTGA